In one window of Kosmotoga pacifica DNA:
- the trpS gene encoding tryptophan--tRNA ligase — MRILSGMRSTGKPHLGHLITLDKWVELQEQGNQCYYFVADWHALTSHIDSTEGFREWTIEIIKTYIAAGLDPERSVLFIQSAIKEHAELFLIFSMLVPVPRLERMPTYKEQREQITDRDLSSAGFLLYPVLQAADVLIYLADGVPVGEDQVYHIELTREIARKFNNLFGEVFPEPKPILSKVTKLPGTDGRKMSKSYNNFILIDNDDKSLWKKIAPMMTDPARKRRTDPGDPKKCPVWLYHKAFTHSEDELNWVMEGCKTAGIGCLDCKRVLHKNLVNRLQPVWEKLREFDEHPNIIMDIIEEGNRKARESARETMEKVRDAMKVSW; from the coding sequence ATGCGTATCTTGAGCGGAATGAGATCAACAGGAAAGCCTCATCTCGGCCACCTCATCACCCTTGACAAATGGGTAGAACTTCAGGAGCAGGGTAATCAATGCTATTATTTCGTTGCAGATTGGCACGCCTTGACATCTCATATAGACAGCACAGAGGGCTTCAGAGAATGGACGATAGAAATAATAAAGACCTATATAGCCGCAGGCCTTGACCCTGAAAGGTCTGTGCTTTTCATACAATCGGCGATCAAAGAACACGCCGAGCTCTTCCTGATATTCTCCATGCTTGTTCCAGTTCCGAGACTCGAAAGGATGCCGACATACAAAGAGCAAAGAGAACAGATTACAGACAGAGACCTTTCAAGCGCAGGTTTCTTGTTGTATCCAGTTCTTCAAGCTGCTGATGTACTTATATACCTCGCGGATGGTGTTCCCGTTGGAGAAGACCAGGTCTACCATATCGAACTCACGCGTGAAATCGCTCGCAAATTCAATAACCTTTTTGGTGAGGTTTTCCCCGAGCCAAAACCTATTCTATCGAAAGTCACAAAACTGCCAGGTACAGATGGTAGGAAGATGTCAAAGAGCTACAATAACTTCATTCTCATAGACAATGACGATAAAAGTCTCTGGAAGAAGATAGCACCTATGATGACCGACCCCGCGCGCAAACGCAGAACGGACCCGGGCGATCCAAAGAAATGTCCCGTATGGCTCTACCACAAAGCCTTTACCCACTCCGAAGACGAATTGAATTGGGTAATGGAGGGTTGCAAGACTGCTGGTATCGGTTGTCTGGATTGCAAGAGAGTACTCCACAAGAATCTTGTTAATAGATTGCAGCCTGTATGGGAAAAATTGAGAGAATTCGATGAGCACCCAAATATCATTATGGATATCATCGAGGAAGGGAACAGAAAAGCGAGAGAAAGTGCCAGGGAGACGATGGAAAAGGTCAGAGACGCTATGAAAGTGAGCTGGTGA
- a CDS encoding pseudouridine synthase, with the protein MRELKEKLQRFLQRNTNLSRRKAGEVIKAGRVKVDDRIVTDPWLEIDHFSKVFLDGKKVVPQKIEKVVYALNKPVGVLTAMKDDRGRPTITDLITGKIKEKVFHVGRLDKDTEGLLLLTNDGEFANEIAHPSSEIKKTYVAVIAGKLSIKDIKRLEEGIILQDGFKTSGAEVRVLNEMGRKTVVELKIHEGHKREVREMFRAIHKKVLALKRTAIGGLKLDVVPKPGMIKKLGKRELSLIKNGDR; encoded by the coding sequence TTGAGGGAGCTGAAGGAAAAACTTCAGAGGTTCCTCCAGAGGAACACGAACCTGTCCCGAAGGAAAGCGGGTGAAGTTATCAAAGCCGGTCGTGTCAAAGTTGATGACCGGATTGTTACAGACCCCTGGTTGGAGATCGATCACTTCTCGAAGGTCTTTCTTGATGGCAAAAAAGTGGTGCCTCAAAAAATTGAAAAGGTCGTATACGCCTTGAACAAGCCTGTGGGCGTACTCACCGCGATGAAAGATGATAGGGGACGCCCAACGATAACCGACCTGATAACTGGCAAGATAAAAGAAAAGGTCTTCCACGTGGGCAGACTTGACAAAGACACCGAAGGCCTCCTGCTGTTGACCAACGATGGAGAGTTCGCCAATGAGATAGCCCATCCTTCTTCGGAAATTAAGAAAACTTACGTGGCAGTGATAGCGGGAAAGCTCTCTATAAAAGACATCAAACGCCTTGAAGAGGGAATCATCCTGCAGGATGGCTTTAAGACTTCTGGTGCTGAAGTCAGGGTTTTAAACGAAATGGGGAGAAAAACCGTAGTGGAACTGAAAATCCACGAAGGACATAAGCGCGAAGTCAGGGAAATGTTCAGGGCCATTCACAAAAAGGTACTTGCCCTGAAAAGAACGGCAATAGGTGGATTAAAACTCGACGTTGTTCCAAAACCAGGAATGATTAAAAAGCTTGGTAAAAGAGAACTCTCTCTAATAAAAAATGGGGACCGCTGA
- a CDS encoding CPBP family intramembrane glutamic endopeptidase, giving the protein MPYLSLAFLIFHIYIMVFVGKILERKTTFRGFTLLLVLSPLNISLTLFFAAVIGLSPQELGMTIGNFAWGISFVGLSIPLALISFYSILRAPAVWIMRIRYGNVSRPVPQLVYSWLVVGIVEELLYRGFFQGSLSKHLELSFLTVEVSTVIASFVFVFVHLGNVLMKAETFRNFRRDFLPRLLASFILGYTFQISHSLLYPIIIHNLIDGLTLTGLIYRKKQILKANHEILFKNESDDSSSDE; this is encoded by the coding sequence GTGCCTTATCTGTCTCTTGCTTTTCTCATATTTCATATATACATTATGGTTTTTGTTGGAAAAATACTGGAGCGGAAGACTACTTTTAGAGGATTTACGCTGTTACTTGTTCTGTCTCCTCTAAATATTTCTCTAACCCTTTTTTTCGCCGCAGTTATAGGACTCTCTCCTCAGGAACTCGGAATGACAATTGGGAACTTTGCATGGGGAATATCCTTTGTCGGATTGTCAATTCCTCTGGCTCTGATTTCGTTTTACAGTATCCTCCGTGCCCCCGCAGTGTGGATTATGCGAATAAGATATGGTAACGTCAGCAGACCCGTACCTCAACTGGTTTACAGCTGGCTGGTCGTCGGAATTGTTGAGGAATTGCTATACAGAGGTTTCTTTCAGGGAAGCCTTAGCAAACATTTGGAACTGAGCTTTTTAACGGTTGAGGTATCAACAGTAATAGCCAGCTTTGTATTTGTGTTTGTGCACCTTGGCAATGTTTTGATGAAGGCAGAAACTTTCAGAAACTTTCGCAGGGATTTTCTGCCGAGACTCCTGGCTTCTTTCATTCTAGGATATACCTTTCAAATCTCACACAGCCTTCTATATCCTATAATCATCCACAATTTGATAGATGGGTTAACGTTGACAGGCTTGATTTATAGAAAAAAGCAGATATTGAAAGCAAATCACGAAATTCTGTTTAAGAACGAATCCGATGATTCTTCAAGCGATGAATAG
- a CDS encoding segregation and condensation protein A — MEQLKLVFSLPEFEGPLDLLLFLVRKHRLDIRSIPITVIADEFMVHVDRMKKLDMEVTSDFIVMASTLMQMKSKALLPRLSPQEAEELRKQQTQLYRQIEEYKTLKELSTRFREKLYESYSYERVKVEASEEDVEVESLPERLVQSFKSILKETIEKEKVYTVTAELYSVEECMEEIEREYPEIKLLELLKNCESRIEAIVTFLAVLELIKLGKYEIVTLEPDPLIRRVVVNIETIAGQFVKKQKTERVK, encoded by the coding sequence ATGGAACAGCTTAAGCTCGTCTTTTCGTTACCAGAATTCGAGGGACCGCTGGATTTGCTCCTCTTTCTGGTGAGAAAACACAGATTGGACATCCGCTCCATTCCAATCACAGTTATTGCTGACGAATTTATGGTCCACGTCGATAGGATGAAAAAGCTCGATATGGAGGTTACCAGTGACTTTATCGTCATGGCTTCGACGCTTATGCAAATGAAGTCCAAAGCCCTCCTGCCCAGGCTAAGCCCTCAGGAAGCCGAGGAACTCAGAAAACAACAGACCCAGCTCTATCGCCAGATAGAGGAATATAAAACTCTGAAAGAACTATCAACGAGGTTCAGAGAAAAACTGTACGAATCGTATTCTTACGAACGGGTAAAGGTCGAGGCTTCGGAAGAGGATGTGGAAGTGGAGTCTCTTCCTGAGAGGCTTGTCCAGAGCTTTAAGAGTATATTGAAAGAAACGATCGAAAAGGAAAAGGTCTATACAGTAACCGCGGAACTCTACAGTGTGGAAGAGTGCATGGAAGAAATCGAAAGGGAGTATCCAGAAATAAAACTCCTGGAACTGCTGAAAAACTGTGAGAGTAGAATAGAAGCAATTGTCACTTTCCTTGCTGTACTCGAACTTATAAAACTTGGAAAGTATGAGATCGTAACACTGGAGCCAGATCCCCTCATACGAAGAGTTGTGGTGAACATTGAAACTATCGCGGGTCAGTTTGTCAAAAAACAGAAAACGGAGAGGGTGAAGTAA
- a CDS encoding carbohydrate ABC transporter permease, translated as MKRKKIPLTEQLGVHTILFAAFLVMAIPFFWMVSTSFKNPDEIYIFPPRWIPHRPTLSNYIELFESVDFARPLLNTIIVAVVSTFLSVMLSAMAGYGFAKFRFRGKEKLFLMVLATLMVPGQMTLIPVYLILNSMNLLNTYAGLILPGVASAFGIFFMRQFIMSIPDELIDAAKIDGAKEFFIFLKIILPLSKPALATLTIFNFVGAWNSFLWPLIVATDEKMYTLPVAISVVQGQYGEKIALQMSGSFIVIIPIIIVFLFAQKYIIKGLSMTGMKF; from the coding sequence ATGAAAAGGAAAAAAATACCCTTAACAGAACAACTGGGTGTACATACAATCCTCTTCGCGGCCTTTCTGGTGATGGCCATTCCCTTCTTCTGGATGGTCTCTACTTCCTTCAAAAATCCAGATGAGATATACATTTTCCCACCGAGGTGGATTCCTCACAGGCCAACTTTGAGCAACTATATAGAACTCTTCGAAAGCGTAGATTTTGCCAGGCCGCTGCTAAACACGATTATCGTCGCCGTTGTTTCCACATTTCTCTCCGTGATGCTCTCTGCCATGGCGGGTTATGGGTTTGCCAAGTTCAGGTTCAGAGGTAAGGAGAAACTGTTCTTGATGGTGCTCGCTACCCTGATGGTTCCGGGGCAGATGACCCTCATTCCAGTCTATTTGATATTGAATTCTATGAACCTGCTAAACACTTACGCGGGTCTCATCCTGCCGGGAGTTGCCAGTGCTTTCGGCATATTCTTCATGCGACAGTTCATAATGAGCATACCGGATGAACTCATAGACGCGGCGAAGATAGACGGTGCCAAAGAATTTTTCATATTTCTGAAGATAATTCTCCCGCTTTCAAAGCCAGCTTTAGCGACACTGACCATATTCAACTTCGTTGGAGCGTGGAATTCTTTCCTTTGGCCATTGATAGTTGCGACTGACGAGAAGATGTATACCTTGCCGGTCGCCATTTCTGTCGTGCAGGGACAGTATGGAGAAAAAATAGCGCTGCAGATGTCTGGTTCGTTCATAGTAATCATTCCCATAATTATTGTGTTCCTCTTCGCACAGAAATACATTATAAAAGGTCTTTCGATGACAGGGATGAAATTCTGA
- a CDS encoding NAD(P)/FAD-dependent oxidoreductase, which translates to MKIGVIGFGAAAIGFIEELKDQEHEIHILERSKDVYSSSISGIRSDGKIFVSSTMGGDMNIPLHIQQEVVNFYISKLDPEDRKSVKTGISFDSKSIYFEDFYSEGFEPVNSKFWHIGTDKLGSILRKVYEDFSTRPNIHFHFNKKVEDIELIGDKVIARGNDFEEEYDYLVVAVGRSGHTLVKKITERHPELIAANNTVDIGVRYELPDHAVEAINNEMYEFKVRLITKTGYTVRTFCNNPSGKVVLENYDDFVTVNGHSNSAGSSENTNFAILCTTRFTEPFNDPFGYGAYISRLSNILAGGRKVILQTYDDFLNTKRTKRLGRVKPTLPEDGYILGDINLVLPRRITVSITEFIEKLSRVIPGVAYPDNLMYAIEVKFYSNKINNNRYSNLKFIGDCSGHTRSITYASGHGKLLAMSLKK; encoded by the coding sequence ATGAAAATAGGTGTGATAGGCTTTGGAGCTGCGGCAATCGGGTTCATTGAGGAACTCAAGGATCAGGAGCATGAAATCCATATTCTTGAACGCTCAAAAGATGTTTACAGTTCAAGCATCAGCGGTATCCGATCCGATGGAAAGATCTTCGTGTCCAGCACCATGGGTGGTGATATGAACATCCCGCTCCACATTCAGCAAGAAGTTGTAAACTTCTATATAAGCAAGCTGGACCCAGAAGACAGAAAAAGTGTCAAGACAGGAATATCTTTTGACAGCAAATCCATCTACTTCGAAGACTTTTACTCTGAAGGCTTTGAGCCTGTTAACTCAAAGTTCTGGCACATAGGTACAGACAAGCTTGGTTCAATTCTCAGGAAGGTGTATGAAGATTTTTCCACAAGACCTAATATCCACTTTCATTTCAATAAAAAAGTGGAAGATATAGAACTCATTGGAGATAAAGTAATAGCTCGGGGAAATGACTTTGAAGAAGAGTACGATTATCTCGTGGTGGCCGTTGGTAGAAGTGGGCACACGTTGGTCAAAAAGATTACTGAAAGGCACCCGGAGCTCATCGCCGCAAATAACACTGTGGACATAGGTGTCAGGTACGAACTGCCAGACCATGCCGTAGAAGCTATAAACAACGAGATGTACGAATTCAAGGTGAGGCTGATCACTAAAACGGGTTACACAGTAAGGACCTTCTGCAATAACCCTTCTGGAAAAGTGGTTCTGGAAAACTACGACGACTTCGTTACTGTCAACGGGCACTCGAACTCTGCAGGAAGTTCTGAAAACACTAACTTTGCGATTCTCTGTACAACGAGGTTCACGGAACCTTTCAACGACCCCTTCGGGTATGGAGCATACATCAGCCGTCTAAGCAATATCCTCGCCGGTGGCAGGAAGGTAATACTCCAGACATACGATGACTTTCTCAATACGAAGCGTACAAAGAGACTGGGGCGTGTAAAACCAACACTCCCTGAGGATGGCTATATCCTCGGCGACATAAACCTTGTGCTCCCGCGCAGGATAACAGTTTCCATAACGGAGTTTATAGAAAAACTCAGCAGGGTTATTCCCGGCGTGGCTTATCCCGACAACCTCATGTATGCCATAGAAGTGAAGTTTTATTCGAACAAAATCAATAACAATAGATACAGTAACCTGAAATTCATTGGTGATTGTTCTGGTCATACAAGGTCTATTACATACGCCTCTGGCCACGGTAAACTGCTTGCCATGAGTCTTAAGAAGTGA
- the scpB gene encoding SMC-Scp complex subunit ScpB: protein MSAELTKKAAVEALIFASKQGIEPKKIAKILEMKLNQVMILIEELQDEYNRPGHGVNLKAVNGKLRFYTKKEVQKYVSQLSKRPIVSITDSQMEVLAVVAIRGPITRADVELIRGRSSQSQLLELTRMKLIRKSKSKLPGRPYLYRVTNRFYDTFQINDLTEIVQGLELPSGEVEGAEGKTSEVPPEEHEPVPKESG from the coding sequence ATGAGCGCCGAACTTACGAAAAAGGCCGCGGTCGAAGCGCTTATCTTCGCTTCAAAACAGGGGATAGAACCAAAAAAAATCGCTAAAATCCTCGAAATGAAACTCAATCAGGTAATGATACTGATCGAGGAACTTCAGGACGAATACAACAGGCCCGGACACGGCGTTAATTTGAAAGCTGTTAATGGCAAGTTGCGCTTCTATACAAAAAAAGAGGTTCAGAAATACGTTTCTCAACTGAGTAAAAGGCCGATAGTCAGCATCACAGACTCGCAGATGGAAGTGCTTGCCGTGGTGGCAATCCGTGGTCCGATAACAAGGGCTGATGTAGAACTCATAAGAGGGAGGTCATCCCAATCCCAATTGCTTGAACTCACACGGATGAAACTCATAAGAAAGTCAAAATCCAAACTCCCCGGTCGTCCTTACCTGTACCGAGTAACGAACAGATTCTATGATACCTTCCAGATAAACGATCTCACGGAAATCGTTCAAGGGCTCGAATTGCCTTCAGGGGAGGTTGAGGGAGCTGAAGGAAAAACTTCAGAGGTTCCTCCAGAGGAACACGAACCTGTCCCGAAGGAAAGCGGGTGA
- a CDS encoding glycoside hydrolase family 2 protein → MKVATSLNGKWEASQDKIHWSKIKVPANWYLEGLEYAGTLIYRNNFSFEKDERKHYYLKFHGVDYRARVWLNERYLGEHEGYFQNFVFHITDYLQRENELIVEVNSPLEKPENWPEQKELIKGVLGHHDCRPGGVSERGQEHNTGGIWNSVEILSSGGMAFGTMKVSSIIGGSRATLNIESSINSHFEKPESILIRYTLSGENFDCESISSEQVIELKSGVNRVNKVLFIENPELWWTWDLGFPALYKLRIEIFHNEELLDEIQEVIGIRELKTDDKIWYLNGEKIFIRGTNIIPTQWLSGYTNEAIEKDMELLKAANVNAVRVHAHVNRKEFYDACDRYGILVWQDFPLQWQYKTSEKFYANAVKQIGEMVDQLYNHPSIALWCCHNEPEKGGYDLDRLLELEAKRHDSTRGIVPYSGVDSHPYPGWYCGDLRDFISLPGAPFVTEFGAQALPNLESMKKTFSKSALWPPKYEEWKYHNFQPDQTFNVAEILTGDNIETFITNSQEYQAKLLRFAIETYRREKFSKVNGLFQFMFVDPWPSITWSVVDYFRVPKRGYYALKEAYQPVFASVFVNREKIQKSDLKHFLFLWIKSLKIINDTLNRYEKATVELILEQTKRVIAKVRFHTTIPQNSNISPFEKSEMPKIEYYEKPTSGEAAISLKVFDESENEICRTVYRIKFI, encoded by the coding sequence ATGAAGGTGGCAACGAGTCTCAACGGCAAATGGGAAGCTTCACAAGATAAAATACACTGGTCAAAAATCAAAGTTCCTGCTAACTGGTATTTAGAGGGTCTCGAATATGCCGGTACGCTGATTTACAGGAATAATTTTTCCTTTGAGAAAGATGAACGGAAACACTACTACCTGAAATTTCATGGTGTCGACTATCGGGCAAGGGTATGGCTGAACGAAAGATATCTCGGTGAGCACGAAGGTTATTTCCAGAACTTTGTATTCCATATAACGGATTATTTACAGCGGGAGAATGAACTCATAGTCGAAGTGAATTCGCCGTTGGAAAAACCGGAAAATTGGCCTGAGCAGAAAGAGCTAATAAAGGGTGTGCTGGGACACCATGACTGTAGACCTGGTGGCGTTTCAGAACGCGGTCAAGAGCACAACACCGGTGGGATCTGGAACAGTGTTGAAATCCTTTCTTCAGGCGGAATGGCGTTTGGAACGATGAAAGTATCCTCTATTATTGGTGGGTCAAGAGCTACGCTGAATATTGAAAGTTCTATAAACAGTCATTTTGAGAAACCGGAATCAATATTGATCAGGTACACATTGAGTGGAGAAAACTTCGACTGTGAGTCCATTTCATCTGAACAGGTGATTGAACTGAAAAGCGGTGTGAATAGGGTAAACAAAGTGCTGTTTATAGAAAACCCAGAGCTCTGGTGGACCTGGGATCTGGGTTTCCCTGCACTGTACAAATTACGCATAGAGATTTTTCACAATGAAGAACTGCTTGATGAAATACAGGAAGTCATTGGAATAAGAGAACTCAAAACGGATGACAAAATATGGTATCTGAATGGCGAAAAGATATTCATTCGTGGCACAAACATTATACCAACACAGTGGCTTTCCGGTTACACGAATGAAGCCATTGAGAAAGATATGGAACTGTTAAAAGCGGCAAATGTTAATGCCGTCAGGGTCCATGCTCATGTCAACCGAAAAGAATTCTATGACGCCTGCGATAGGTACGGTATCCTCGTGTGGCAAGACTTCCCCCTTCAATGGCAGTATAAAACTTCTGAAAAATTTTACGCTAACGCTGTTAAACAGATAGGCGAAATGGTGGACCAGCTTTACAATCATCCTTCTATCGCTCTCTGGTGTTGTCACAACGAACCAGAGAAGGGCGGTTATGATCTTGACCGCCTTCTTGAACTCGAAGCGAAAAGGCACGACTCCACAAGGGGTATTGTTCCCTATTCCGGAGTGGACTCTCATCCCTATCCTGGCTGGTACTGTGGAGATCTGCGAGATTTCATCTCTTTACCCGGTGCGCCTTTTGTTACAGAATTTGGTGCCCAGGCGCTGCCTAATCTTGAGAGTATGAAGAAAACTTTCTCGAAGTCCGCGCTCTGGCCCCCGAAATATGAAGAGTGGAAATACCATAACTTCCAACCTGACCAGACTTTCAATGTCGCAGAAATCCTCACTGGAGATAACATTGAAACGTTCATTACAAATTCCCAGGAGTATCAGGCGAAATTACTTCGCTTTGCGATAGAGACTTACAGACGTGAGAAATTTTCGAAAGTAAATGGCCTATTCCAGTTTATGTTCGTAGATCCCTGGCCTTCCATAACATGGTCTGTTGTAGATTACTTTCGAGTTCCGAAAAGGGGCTATTATGCCCTTAAAGAAGCTTACCAACCGGTCTTTGCGAGTGTTTTTGTCAACAGAGAAAAGATTCAAAAAAGCGATCTGAAACACTTTCTTTTTCTTTGGATTAAGAGTTTGAAGATTATCAACGATACGCTGAACCGTTATGAAAAGGCTACCGTTGAGTTAATTCTCGAACAGACAAAAAGAGTGATAGCAAAGGTGCGATTTCATACAACGATCCCGCAGAACAGCAATATCAGTCCCTTTGAAAAAAGCGAAATGCCGAAAATTGAGTATTATGAAAAACCAACCTCCGGAGAGGCTGCGATTTCGCTAAAGGTGTTCGATGAAAGCGAAAATGAAATATGCAGAACAGTTTATAGAATCAAATTTATTTGA
- a CDS encoding carbohydrate ABC transporter permease: MKTRLSAILIFIGPALAIMTIFILIPIALSLLISVTDFNVYAIFDWRNASFIGFQNFVDLFLDSIFWKALFNTFYALGVAMPLTIIFSLLFALLLNRGATHFKSFFRLSLYLPSITNTVAIAVVWAWLLNPRYGLLNWFLGIFGIPGQNWLSDPKWAMPSIIALVVWKAIGPNMLLFLAGLQNIPDFLYEAAELDGANRWKQFLHVTLPSLRPQMLFVSVMLVIGYLQLFEEPYMLTKGGPLNSTISIVLYLYKQGFYQFNFGYASAVAVVLFGIILTLTAIQMRLRKYQE, translated from the coding sequence ATGAAAACGCGCTTGAGTGCTATTTTAATCTTCATAGGTCCTGCGCTGGCCATCATGACTATTTTTATACTCATTCCCATTGCACTGTCGCTGTTGATTTCGGTGACAGATTTCAATGTATACGCTATTTTTGATTGGAGAAACGCGAGCTTTATCGGGTTCCAGAATTTTGTAGATCTCTTTCTTGATTCCATTTTCTGGAAGGCCCTTTTCAATACCTTTTACGCTCTAGGAGTGGCCATGCCGCTAACGATAATCTTTTCTCTTCTCTTTGCATTGCTCCTGAACAGAGGAGCCACACACTTCAAAAGCTTTTTCCGATTGAGCCTGTACCTACCTTCGATAACCAATACAGTTGCGATCGCGGTGGTCTGGGCCTGGTTGCTCAATCCCAGATATGGTTTGCTGAACTGGTTTCTTGGTATTTTTGGTATTCCCGGACAGAACTGGTTATCCGATCCGAAATGGGCAATGCCATCCATAATCGCTCTCGTTGTGTGGAAGGCCATTGGTCCGAACATGTTGCTGTTTCTCGCAGGTCTTCAGAACATCCCGGATTTTCTCTATGAGGCGGCTGAACTCGATGGTGCGAATCGATGGAAACAGTTCTTGCATGTAACGCTACCATCTCTACGTCCGCAAATGCTCTTTGTGAGCGTGATGCTGGTTATTGGTTACTTGCAGTTGTTCGAAGAACCATATATGCTGACCAAAGGTGGTCCTTTGAACTCAACTATTTCGATAGTTCTCTATTTGTACAAACAGGGCTTTTACCAGTTTAACTTCGGTTACGCCTCTGCTGTAGCGGTAGTTTTATTCGGCATAATCCTGACACTTACAGCCATTCAAATGCGTCTCAGGAAGTATCAGGAATAA
- a CDS encoding sugar ABC transporter substrate-binding protein produces MKRLITISLLILFTLSLYGTTLKIWAMGEEAKKLPLVIEDFEKENPGVTVKVQALPWSSAFEKLLTGVAGRQLPDIAQMGTTWMSSFSAMGAFQDLRKYIAKSDVVSEEKFFPGSWATCVYRGKVYGIPWYVDTRVLFYRTDLLAEVGYNEAPKNWDELYDAAKKLAQRPEMYGLTLQTNEIQEFIPFVWQNNATVIDENNELRVNDPKFKEALDFYARFFEENIVPKAGSGNVFQDFATGFVPMFFTGPWMVSMMHEQVPQIDGKWAVALMPQKVTRTSFMGGSDWVIFKTSKNKDLAWKFIEFMSRPDVQFKWYQILKSLPAVKEVWEYPELKDDPFTSVFGEQLKDARATPNIPEWEKIESIVERKLEERVLGKITTEKAVEDMVKEISKILK; encoded by the coding sequence ATGAAGAGGCTAATTACTATTTCTTTGCTGATCTTGTTTACTCTCTCGCTTTACGGTACAACACTCAAGATCTGGGCGATGGGTGAGGAAGCCAAGAAGTTACCACTTGTTATAGAGGACTTTGAAAAGGAAAACCCCGGTGTTACTGTGAAAGTGCAAGCTCTGCCCTGGAGTAGTGCTTTCGAAAAATTGCTCACTGGTGTTGCCGGGAGACAGTTACCTGATATAGCACAAATGGGAACCACATGGATGTCGAGTTTCAGCGCGATGGGAGCTTTTCAGGATCTGAGGAAGTACATCGCAAAGTCCGATGTGGTTTCAGAAGAAAAGTTCTTCCCTGGTTCCTGGGCAACCTGTGTCTACAGAGGAAAGGTTTATGGCATACCGTGGTATGTTGATACGAGAGTTCTGTTCTACAGGACTGATCTGCTTGCAGAAGTCGGATACAATGAAGCTCCAAAAAACTGGGACGAATTATATGATGCGGCAAAGAAGCTGGCACAGAGACCGGAGATGTACGGACTTACGCTTCAGACTAACGAAATACAAGAATTCATTCCCTTTGTATGGCAGAATAACGCCACAGTGATAGATGAAAATAACGAACTCAGAGTGAACGATCCGAAGTTCAAAGAAGCCCTCGATTTCTATGCACGTTTCTTTGAAGAGAATATAGTACCCAAAGCAGGTAGTGGGAATGTTTTTCAGGACTTTGCTACGGGGTTCGTTCCTATGTTCTTCACCGGTCCATGGATGGTTTCTATGATGCATGAACAAGTTCCTCAAATCGATGGGAAATGGGCCGTGGCGCTTATGCCTCAGAAAGTCACCAGAACTTCCTTCATGGGAGGTAGCGATTGGGTCATATTCAAAACATCGAAAAACAAAGACCTCGCCTGGAAATTCATTGAATTCATGTCTAGACCGGATGTGCAGTTTAAATGGTACCAGATTCTTAAATCTCTTCCAGCCGTCAAAGAGGTCTGGGAATATCCAGAGCTCAAAGACGACCCATTCACATCTGTTTTCGGTGAACAGCTGAAAGACGCGAGAGCGACACCGAACATCCCAGAATGGGAAAAGATAGAATCTATTGTTGAAAGAAAGCTTGAAGAAAGAGTTCTAGGAAAAATCACTACTGAAAAAGCTGTTGAAGATATGGTTAAGGAAATCTCAAAAATCCTCAAGTGA